CTCCTCGAATGCGGCGCGGCGCTCTTCATCGACCAGCCAGGACAGCGGCTCGGGAAACACCGATTCCGGGTAGTTCGCCGCTTCGCGCCGTTCGGCCTCCACGAACAGCGCCCAGCCGGAACCAAGCCGACGCAACGCGTTGTTCAATCGCGCAGAGGTTGCGACCAGTTCGCCTTGCGTCGCGCTGTCCAGGTCTGGCCCGCGAAACCGTGCTGTGCGCTGGAAAGAGCCATCCTTGTTGAGTACGACGCCGGGCGCGACCAACCCTGCCCAGGGCAGCCAATCGGCCAACAGCGCGGGACGCTTGCGGTATTCGGCGAGGTGCATCATGGGATCGTCCTCACACGTCCAGCAGTTGCCGGTGCTTGATGTGCCGCGCGAACACGGCCATGAACTGCGCATCCAGTCGCGCGCCCCACACGGCCAGCGAGTGCCCAACAATCCACAGCACCATGCCGGGCAGCCAGAGTTGCAGCCCGAGCCCCACGGCGGCGGCCAGTGTCCCGTTGGCAATCGCCACGGTGCGCGGTGCGCCACCCAACAGGATGGGTTCGGTC
This sequence is a window from Ferrovum sp. JA12. Protein-coding genes within it:
- a CDS encoding VirB3 family type IV secretion system protein, producing MNALPADASGFEVPLHRSLTEPILLGGAPRTVAIANGTLAAAVGLGLQLWLPGMVLWIVGHSLAVWGARLDAQFMAVFARHIKHRQLLDV